Proteins encoded in a region of the Sphingomonas sp. HMP9 genome:
- a CDS encoding GNAT family N-acetyltransferase, with the protein MSRPMLLADFVCLPPAIRGDVVEGLAAAIDTVAERGAASHRFLRFGWYAAALAAYGGHARTLVVEEDGAPVLTLPFVPFGLGFMRMAAVPGCYWPFRSFGVGLGASDATFKVALSILASHVNALRIGPVQDDDPAVRALVKAARAQGWVAIDRQLGETWTLDLPPPDTATEPWPRNSTLRKNRFHEKHLAEHGAPEWRFLSGADWPTKFAALGSVEAASWVGQADRTDPKFARGAHLAFWQAAAADTALATMFRAALLTIDGDPAAFSFDIDTGDLLYAVANSYDPRFAKQSPGKLLQWRNLVAARDRGVRRVDWGSGDSGYKQVLGARLGSPIRDWLLLKPGLPALAGRTFGAFLGQKSLRSSSPT; encoded by the coding sequence ATGTCCAGGCCGATGCTCCTTGCCGATTTCGTTTGCCTGCCGCCCGCCATACGCGGCGACGTGGTCGAAGGACTCGCTGCCGCGATCGATACGGTCGCCGAGCGCGGCGCCGCCAGCCACCGCTTCCTGCGCTTCGGCTGGTATGCCGCCGCGCTCGCAGCCTATGGCGGGCACGCCAGGACGCTGGTGGTCGAGGAAGACGGCGCGCCCGTCCTGACGCTGCCGTTCGTCCCCTTCGGTCTGGGGTTCATGCGAATGGCCGCGGTGCCGGGCTGCTACTGGCCGTTCCGCAGCTTCGGCGTCGGGCTCGGCGCCAGCGATGCGACGTTCAAGGTCGCGTTGTCGATTTTGGCCAGCCATGTGAACGCGCTGCGGATCGGGCCGGTGCAGGACGACGACCCTGCGGTGCGCGCACTGGTGAAGGCGGCGCGTGCGCAGGGCTGGGTCGCGATCGATCGCCAGCTGGGTGAGACCTGGACCCTCGATTTGCCGCCGCCGGATACGGCAACCGAGCCCTGGCCGCGCAATTCAACGCTCCGCAAGAATCGCTTTCACGAAAAGCATCTGGCCGAGCATGGCGCACCCGAATGGCGTTTCCTGTCAGGCGCGGACTGGCCCACCAAGTTCGCGGCGTTGGGAAGTGTCGAGGCGGCAAGCTGGGTCGGGCAGGCGGACCGCACCGATCCGAAGTTCGCGCGCGGCGCCCATCTTGCCTTCTGGCAGGCAGCCGCGGCGGACACGGCGCTCGCCACGATGTTTCGGGCCGCGCTGCTCACGATCGATGGCGATCCGGCCGCCTTCTCGTTCGACATCGATACCGGCGACCTGCTCTACGCGGTCGCCAACAGCTACGATCCACGTTTCGCCAAGCAGTCTCCCGGCAAGCTTCTCCAGTGGCGAAACCTCGTCGCCGCGCGGGATCGCGGGGTACGCCGGGTCGACTGGGGATCGGGCGACAGTGGGTATAAACAGGTGCTTGGCGCGCGGCTCGGGTCACCGATCCGCGACTGGCTCCTGCTGAAACCCGGCCTGCCCGCGCTGGCAGGCCGGACGTTCGGCGCCTTCCTTGGTCAGAAGTCCTTGCGTAGCAGCAGCCCCACATAG
- a CDS encoding Gfo/Idh/MocA family protein produces the protein MMGVEHIRNLAILPGAEIVAIADPVATSIGWAAKALGDALGDRAAGVARFDSVEAFAAGADVDAIVIAAPNNTHRDVLERLLDMDAAILCEKPLATTIDDARWIVERATSHAKPFWTGMEYRFMPPAAAFIEQVKGGRVGRLQMLSIREHRFPFLPKVGDWNRFSANTGGTMVEKCCHFFDLMRLIVGAEAVRVYCSGAMDVNHVDERYDGQRPDIIDNSFTTVDFANGVRAMLDLSMFADGAENQEEMSATGDAARLDVLIPAGELVYSPRVGFLNPKQVERCHVAVDPAAKAAGSHEGATYYQHVAFAAAVRGEGPVQVTAEDGLRAVAIGTAAEISAREHRAVLMTELGL, from the coding sequence ATGATGGGCGTCGAACACATCCGCAACCTCGCGATCCTGCCTGGTGCCGAGATCGTCGCGATCGCCGATCCGGTCGCGACCTCGATCGGTTGGGCTGCCAAGGCACTGGGCGATGCTCTGGGCGACCGCGCCGCCGGCGTCGCCCGGTTCGACTCGGTCGAGGCGTTCGCCGCCGGTGCCGATGTCGATGCGATCGTCATCGCCGCGCCCAACAACACGCACCGCGACGTGCTGGAACGGCTGTTGGACATGGACGCGGCCATCCTTTGCGAGAAGCCGCTGGCGACGACGATCGACGACGCGCGCTGGATCGTCGAGCGTGCCACGTCCCATGCGAAACCGTTCTGGACCGGCATGGAATACCGCTTCATGCCGCCCGCCGCTGCGTTCATCGAACAGGTGAAGGGTGGGCGCGTCGGCCGGTTGCAGATGCTCTCGATCCGCGAACACCGCTTCCCGTTCCTGCCCAAGGTCGGTGACTGGAACCGCTTCTCGGCCAATACCGGCGGCACGATGGTCGAGAAATGCTGTCATTTCTTCGACCTCATGCGGCTGATCGTCGGTGCCGAAGCAGTCCGCGTCTATTGTTCGGGCGCGATGGACGTGAACCACGTCGATGAGCGCTATGACGGCCAGCGCCCCGACATCATCGACAACAGCTTCACCACCGTCGATTTTGCAAATGGCGTGCGGGCGATGCTCGACCTCAGCATGTTCGCCGACGGTGCCGAGAACCAGGAGGAGATGTCCGCGACCGGCGATGCAGCGCGCCTCGACGTCCTCATCCCCGCCGGCGAGCTGGTCTATTCTCCGCGCGTCGGCTTCCTCAACCCGAAGCAGGTCGAACGCTGCCACGTCGCCGTCGACCCGGCAGCGAAAGCCGCGGGCTCGCACGAAGGCGCGACCTATTACCAGCACGTCGCCTTCGCCGCGGCGGTACGTGGCGAGGGTCCGGTCCAGGTCACCGCCGAGGATGGCTTGCGCGCCGTCGCGATCGGCACCGCCGCCGAGATCAGCGCGCGCGAGCACCGCGCCGTGCTGATGACCGAATTGGGCCTATAG
- a CDS encoding MFS transporter, whose translation MTKPTKTVAQLSARARALLFALVVTAGILNLVDRQIISVLKPTIAADLGWSDDDYGTLAAWFQGGAAFAFLFTGWIVDKLGVKWANPIGVVAWSIAAMAHGWARSMSEFVMIRVSLGATEAMGTPTGIKTIASVLPKNWRSSGFGATNAANSIGAILAPLAIPGVAVLVGWRGTFVAAGALGLIWAAVWLIATRRVAFSPPRPIETATETDAAAPLPDYGPILRNRQTWAIAVAKILSDATWWLLLFWLPDFFHRQYGLTGVALGVPLAIAYGGAAIGSLLGGGVSTRLLGLGYSVDTVRKGILLVAALCVLPIPLVLYAGNYAVTIGLMALTLAAHQAFSTNLFALIADVVPQDKLGRVTAFGSFSGNVGGMVIAKVAGLVLTAGLGYLPLFLFASVSYLLAVGWIHLLLPVLRPIEAR comes from the coding sequence ATGACCAAGCCTACTAAGACCGTCGCGCAACTCAGCGCACGTGCGCGCGCGCTTCTGTTCGCGCTCGTCGTTACCGCGGGGATCCTCAACCTCGTCGATCGCCAGATCATCTCCGTCCTGAAGCCGACGATCGCCGCCGATCTCGGCTGGAGCGACGACGATTACGGGACTTTGGCCGCGTGGTTCCAGGGCGGTGCCGCGTTTGCGTTCCTGTTTACCGGGTGGATCGTCGATAAGCTCGGCGTCAAATGGGCGAACCCGATCGGCGTCGTTGCGTGGAGCATTGCGGCGATGGCGCATGGCTGGGCGCGGTCGATGAGCGAGTTCGTGATGATCCGCGTCAGCCTCGGTGCGACCGAGGCGATGGGCACGCCGACGGGGATCAAGACGATCGCGTCGGTGCTGCCGAAGAACTGGCGATCGAGCGGGTTCGGCGCGACCAATGCCGCCAACAGCATCGGCGCGATCCTGGCGCCGCTGGCGATTCCCGGCGTCGCGGTGCTGGTCGGCTGGCGCGGGACGTTCGTCGCCGCAGGGGCGCTCGGGCTGATATGGGCCGCGGTCTGGCTGATCGCGACGCGGCGCGTGGCATTCTCCCCGCCTCGCCCGATCGAGACGGCGACCGAGACAGACGCCGCCGCTCCCCTCCCCGACTATGGCCCAATCCTGCGCAACCGCCAGACATGGGCAATCGCCGTGGCCAAAATCCTGTCGGACGCGACATGGTGGCTGTTGCTGTTCTGGTTGCCTGATTTCTTCCACCGGCAATACGGGCTGACCGGCGTCGCGCTCGGCGTACCGCTTGCTATTGCCTATGGTGGCGCAGCGATCGGGTCGTTGCTCGGCGGCGGCGTTTCGACGCGGTTGTTGGGTCTGGGCTATAGCGTCGACACGGTGCGCAAAGGCATATTGCTGGTCGCCGCGCTCTGCGTATTGCCGATCCCACTGGTTCTGTATGCGGGCAACTACGCGGTCACGATCGGGTTAATGGCGCTGACGCTCGCAGCGCATCAGGCATTCTCGACCAATCTCTTCGCGCTGATCGCCGATGTCGTGCCACAGGACAAACTGGGGCGCGTGACGGCGTTCGGGTCGTTCAGCGGCAATGTCGGCGGGATGGTGATCGCCAAGGTCGCGGGACTCGTGCTCACCGCGGGCCTCGGATACCTTCCGCTGTTCCTGTTCGCGAGCGTCTCGTACCTGCTCGCGGTCGGGTGGATCCATCTGCTGTTGCCGGTGCTGCGACCGATCGAGGCGCGCTAA
- a CDS encoding TonB-dependent receptor, whose protein sequence is MFDPRTRRLGLALVASTALATPTFARDVQAPAAVAPAAPAAQSDEVIVTARYRNETLQSVPIAITAVSGQSLAERQLNTVENIAATIPSVGFRSGASNKDRTIFIRGVGTITTSPGVEPSVSTVLDGVVLTRPGQSTLDLGEVERIEVLRGPQGTLFGKNASAGVVNIVTRNPTDEFRAFGEAGITSDGEYRIKAGISGALVPGKVQGLIGGLYDNYKGNVRNVVQGKDVNGYRRYGARGKLVVTPSEDLKFTIIGDYLNSHDTTPTSVYAASSRTAYPTGIVTNSPDLAAALGANAIVAGPSNRRTNNNSITDVKDENYGGSFTGELALGDYHITSITGWRQWLNNQRQDYDSVAALSTVFPSGQDAGSVNTKQFSEELRLTSPKGGLIDYVVGAYYLHATTDEQYQRTLTSLAAGGAQTTTTGVANYGITNDNYALFGEANVNFTPKFRGIAGYRSTWDSLDFYHVRTSTADPLNTGAAAFDRPGVRAYHNATGGIDKRGDSYRLGLQYDLGEHAQTYFTYSHGYKGPAYNVYFNMRSLNATTPLDEVPLSPETSNSYEVGLKGSTSDRSVSYSLAAFTTNFDGYQASFNDVVAGAQVSRLINAGSVRSRGIEADVTLRPTKGLTLDISGAYTDATVRNFLCPTGAPTSCNIDGQPLPYAPKIKLYENAAYKFGLTDTLALELQTDVTFSSKVQYSLAETPSTVQPSYAIWNASVAVLSDTSGWQLRAYVKNLTNTSYSSFLTAGTFAGTVRFVPRDDNRYVGLLLRKDF, encoded by the coding sequence ATGTTCGACCCACGTACCCGGCGCCTCGGCCTGGCGCTTGTGGCCAGCACCGCGCTCGCAACGCCGACGTTTGCGCGGGACGTGCAGGCACCCGCTGCCGTTGCGCCGGCTGCCCCGGCTGCGCAAAGCGACGAGGTCATCGTTACCGCGCGCTATCGTAACGAGACGCTCCAGTCGGTGCCGATCGCGATCACCGCGGTCAGCGGGCAATCGCTCGCCGAGCGCCAGTTGAACACGGTCGAGAACATCGCCGCGACGATCCCCTCGGTTGGCTTCCGGAGCGGCGCGTCGAACAAGGACCGTACGATCTTCATCCGCGGCGTCGGCACCATCACGACCTCTCCGGGCGTCGAGCCATCGGTGTCGACCGTGCTCGACGGCGTCGTCCTCACCCGCCCCGGCCAGTCGACGCTGGACCTTGGCGAGGTCGAGCGGATCGAGGTGCTGCGGGGGCCACAAGGCACGCTGTTCGGCAAGAACGCATCGGCCGGCGTGGTCAACATCGTCACGCGCAACCCGACCGACGAATTCCGCGCATTCGGCGAGGCGGGCATCACATCGGACGGGGAATATCGGATCAAGGCCGGCATCTCCGGCGCGCTCGTCCCCGGCAAGGTGCAGGGACTGATCGGCGGTCTGTACGACAATTATAAGGGCAACGTCCGCAACGTCGTGCAAGGGAAGGACGTCAATGGCTACCGGCGTTACGGCGCACGCGGCAAGCTGGTCGTCACGCCCTCCGAAGACCTGAAGTTCACGATCATCGGCGACTATCTCAACTCGCACGATACCACCCCGACCAGCGTCTATGCGGCCAGCAGCCGTACCGCCTACCCCACCGGGATCGTCACCAACTCGCCCGACCTCGCCGCCGCCTTGGGAGCAAACGCGATCGTCGCGGGACCGAGCAATCGCCGGACCAACAACAATTCGATCACCGACGTGAAGGACGAGAATTACGGCGGATCGTTCACCGGCGAACTCGCGCTCGGCGACTACCATATCACCTCGATCACCGGCTGGCGGCAATGGCTCAACAATCAGCGCCAGGATTACGACAGCGTCGCCGCGCTCTCGACTGTCTTCCCGTCGGGGCAGGATGCGGGCAGCGTCAATACCAAGCAATTCTCCGAGGAACTGCGGCTAACGTCACCCAAGGGCGGGCTGATCGATTACGTCGTCGGCGCCTATTATCTCCACGCGACCACCGACGAGCAATATCAGCGCACGCTGACGTCGCTCGCGGCGGGCGGCGCGCAGACCACGACGACGGGCGTCGCGAACTACGGCATCACCAACGACAATTACGCGCTGTTCGGTGAGGCGAACGTCAATTTCACGCCGAAATTCCGCGGCATCGCCGGGTATCGCTCGACGTGGGACAGCCTGGATTTCTACCATGTCCGCACTTCGACCGCGGATCCGCTCAACACTGGCGCAGCGGCGTTCGATCGGCCCGGCGTTCGCGCCTATCACAACGCGACCGGCGGCATCGACAAGCGCGGCGACAGTTATCGCCTTGGGCTCCAGTATGATCTGGGCGAACACGCGCAGACCTATTTCACCTACTCGCACGGCTATAAGGGCCCGGCGTACAACGTATATTTCAACATGCGTTCGCTGAACGCGACGACGCCGCTCGACGAAGTGCCACTGAGCCCGGAGACGTCCAATTCCTATGAAGTCGGGCTGAAGGGCAGCACGTCGGATCGCAGCGTCAGCTATAGCCTCGCGGCATTCACGACGAATTTCGACGGGTATCAGGCGAGCTTCAACGACGTGGTCGCAGGCGCGCAGGTCAGCCGGTTGATCAACGCCGGCTCTGTGCGCTCGCGCGGCATCGAGGCGGACGTGACGCTGCGCCCAACCAAGGGCCTGACGCTCGATATCTCAGGTGCCTATACCGACGCGACGGTACGCAACTTCCTCTGCCCGACCGGTGCGCCGACGAGCTGCAACATCGACGGCCAGCCGCTCCCCTATGCGCCGAAGATCAAGCTGTACGAGAATGCCGCGTACAAGTTTGGGCTGACCGATACGCTGGCGCTGGAACTCCAGACCGACGTGACGTTCAGCAGCAAGGTCCAATATTCGCTCGCCGAGACGCCGAGCACGGTGCAGCCGTCCTACGCGATCTGGAACGCGAGCGTCGCGGTGCTGAGCGATACGTCCGGCTGGCAGCTGCGCGCGTATGTGAAAAACCTGACGAACACATCCTATTCGTCGTTCCTGACCGCGGGCACGTTCGCCGGCACCGTCCGGTTCGTGCCGCGCGACGACAATCGCTATGTGGGGCTGCTGCTACGCAAGGACTTCTGA
- a CDS encoding tyrosine-type recombinase/integrase has protein sequence MDVLFPWLAADFHSAACQMIARTKPLPTPQTAETQVDKTVTINKRFINEITFPSTEDGRRVHWDKQLKGYGIRVNPNRTIVFVVQYRMKAKGAKTQTYTIGKYGSPWSPDAAREEARSLLEQVHRGIDPIAQRRTVEAAAEQAALEEVHYEFNAFADRYIEEHVKANDLRSLSDIQGTFDRDIRPFFQGKSVRQITKQDCKDLRSQIGQRSKSAANKAHKWLNAALMWGIEHDGLESSPMLGLKRPYKEGKRNRTLSEWEIALLWSVLPQLAWQFAMHMRILILTGLRLREVSGMTWEEIDLDRKEWIVPGARTKNKRDHLVPILPVFERLLTTIEPDPQLRSGLLLTTNGRTPVSGFSKSKAEVDVLIDSALRESAWRTHGPFAPWVRHDMRRTLSTMCGEMRVPIAYAEAILNHVSGTLDGVAGTYWLYQYAREKRETLAKWEKRLEKIMKKHKVAFP, from the coding sequence ATGGACGTTCTGTTTCCCTGGCTTGCCGCCGATTTCCATTCGGCTGCTTGCCAGATGATTGCCAGGACGAAGCCATTGCCAACACCGCAGACCGCCGAAACGCAGGTCGACAAGACCGTCACGATCAACAAGCGGTTCATCAACGAGATCACCTTCCCCTCCACCGAAGACGGCAGGCGCGTCCATTGGGACAAGCAGCTCAAGGGCTACGGCATCCGCGTGAATCCGAACCGCACCATCGTCTTCGTGGTGCAGTACCGCATGAAGGCGAAGGGCGCCAAGACGCAGACCTACACGATCGGCAAGTACGGCTCGCCCTGGTCGCCCGACGCCGCGCGGGAGGAGGCCCGGTCGCTGCTCGAGCAGGTCCACCGCGGCATCGATCCCATCGCTCAGAGACGCACTGTGGAAGCGGCGGCGGAGCAAGCCGCGCTGGAGGAGGTGCACTACGAATTCAACGCGTTCGCCGACCGCTACATAGAGGAGCATGTGAAGGCGAACGATCTGCGGAGCCTGTCGGACATCCAAGGCACGTTCGATCGGGATATCCGTCCCTTCTTCCAGGGCAAGTCGGTGCGGCAGATCACCAAGCAGGACTGCAAGGACCTGCGGTCGCAGATCGGTCAGCGCAGCAAGTCTGCCGCCAACAAGGCCCACAAATGGCTGAACGCGGCGTTGATGTGGGGCATCGAGCACGATGGCCTCGAGTCATCGCCGATGCTGGGGCTCAAGCGGCCGTACAAGGAGGGCAAGCGCAATCGAACACTCTCGGAATGGGAGATCGCCCTGCTCTGGTCGGTGTTGCCCCAGCTTGCCTGGCAGTTCGCCATGCACATGCGAATACTCATCCTGACGGGTTTGCGGCTACGCGAGGTGAGCGGCATGACATGGGAGGAGATCGACCTGGACCGAAAGGAATGGATCGTCCCCGGTGCGAGGACGAAGAACAAGCGCGACCATCTGGTGCCGATCCTGCCGGTCTTCGAACGCCTGCTGACGACGATAGAGCCCGACCCCCAGCTCAGGTCAGGATTGCTGCTGACGACCAACGGACGGACGCCAGTGTCCGGATTCAGCAAGTCGAAGGCGGAGGTGGACGTGCTGATCGACTCTGCGCTTCGAGAGAGTGCGTGGCGAACCCACGGCCCCTTCGCCCCGTGGGTTCGCCACGACATGCGCCGTACCCTGTCGACGATGTGCGGCGAGATGCGTGTGCCGATCGCCTACGCGGAGGCGATCCTCAATCATGTGTCGGGTACTCTGGACGGCGTCGCGGGGACATACTGGCTCTACCAGTACGCCCGCGAGAAGCGAGAGACGCTGGCGAAGTGGGAGAAGCGTCTTGAGAAGATCATGAAGAAGCACAAGGTCGCGTTTCCATGA
- a CDS encoding LLM class flavin-dependent oxidoreductase, producing MNDLPPCEISWFSALCDDDYEFLGVPDAALKSSWEHCRDIVMQAETAGYDNILLPSGYALGIDTTAFAAGIAPMLKRLRLLMAVRIGESWPPQLARQIATIDRMLGGRLAINIISSDLPGEKLESAPRYARTVEAMHILRTLLDGKPLDHDGEFWKLKVDPPRVTTVSGQCPALYFGGLSEAARDAAATNADVYLMWPDTMDAVRAIIVDLRSRAAKHGRTLRFGYRVHVVVRDTEAEARAAADRLLSKLDDAEGHAIRERSLDSQSAGVRRQAELREGSDDGYAEANLWTGIGRARSGCGAAIVGDPDQVLAKLNAYRAEGIDAFILSGYPHAAEADLFARHVLPRISHGPLII from the coding sequence ATGAACGACCTGCCCCCCTGCGAGATCAGCTGGTTCTCGGCGCTGTGCGACGATGATTACGAGTTTCTCGGCGTGCCCGATGCGGCGCTGAAATCAAGCTGGGAGCATTGCCGCGACATCGTCATGCAGGCGGAGACCGCGGGCTACGACAATATCCTGCTGCCGTCGGGCTATGCGCTCGGGATCGACACGACCGCGTTCGCGGCGGGGATCGCGCCGATGCTGAAGCGGTTGCGGCTGCTGATGGCGGTGCGGATCGGCGAGAGCTGGCCGCCGCAACTCGCACGACAGATCGCGACGATCGACCGGATGCTGGGCGGGCGGCTAGCGATCAACATCATCTCGAGTGACCTGCCTGGCGAGAAGCTGGAGAGCGCGCCGCGATATGCGCGGACAGTCGAGGCGATGCATATCCTGCGGACCTTGTTGGACGGCAAGCCGCTCGATCATGATGGCGAATTCTGGAAACTGAAGGTCGATCCGCCTCGAGTGACGACGGTATCGGGGCAATGTCCGGCGCTGTATTTCGGCGGGCTGTCGGAGGCTGCGCGTGATGCAGCGGCAACCAACGCGGACGTGTATCTGATGTGGCCGGATACGATGGATGCGGTGCGGGCGATCATTGTGGATCTGCGGTCGCGGGCAGCCAAGCATGGCCGGACGTTGCGGTTCGGGTACCGGGTGCATGTCGTGGTGCGCGACACCGAGGCGGAGGCGCGTGCGGCCGCCGATCGGCTGTTGTCGAAGCTCGACGATGCCGAGGGTCACGCGATCCGGGAGCGGTCGTTGGACTCGCAGTCCGCCGGCGTGCGCCGTCAGGCCGAACTGCGCGAAGGGTCGGATGACGGGTATGCCGAGGCTAATTTGTGGACCGGGATCGGTCGGGCTCGGTCGGGGTGCGGGGCGGCGATCGTCGGCGATCCGGATCAGGTGCTAGCCAAACTGAACGCGTACCGGGCCGAGGGTATCGATGCGTTTATTCTCTCCGGGTATCCGCATGCGGCGGAGGCGGATCTGTTCGCGCGGCATGTCTTGCCGCGGATCTCGCATGGGCCGCTGATTATTTAG
- a CDS encoding zinc-binding alcohol dehydrogenase family protein has product MKSLVCVTPGSLVVADRPMPLREDGDVLIRMRRAGLCGTDYHIYAGTQPYLSYPRLIGHELAGEVVEAPTGSRFTPGQVVTVNPYGACGHCIACRRDRPNCCVNIAVLGVHTDGGMCEWLAVPEASVVDAQGLSLDQAAMVEFLAIGAHAVRRAAPASDARILVTGAGPIGVATALFARIMGVASVTFLDTRATRLAFVRDRLGFETVVVADDSATGALRAMTDGDMFDVVFDATGNIHAMRGGLMHVAHGGTYVLVGLCKDDLVFSDPEFHKRETTLLASRNALSSDFDHVIASIRGGSIPTAVLQTHALTLEDAPQRVPALIAEADSVMKAIISI; this is encoded by the coding sequence ATGAAATCGCTGGTTTGCGTAACGCCGGGATCGCTTGTCGTCGCTGACCGGCCGATGCCACTCCGCGAGGACGGCGACGTCCTGATCAGGATGCGTCGTGCCGGGCTCTGCGGAACGGACTACCATATCTATGCCGGGACACAGCCATATCTGTCCTATCCGCGCCTGATCGGCCACGAGCTGGCGGGCGAAGTCGTCGAAGCGCCGACCGGCTCCCGCTTCACGCCCGGACAGGTCGTTACGGTCAATCCGTACGGGGCTTGCGGTCACTGCATCGCCTGTCGTCGCGACCGGCCGAATTGCTGCGTCAACATCGCGGTGCTTGGCGTCCACACCGATGGCGGCATGTGCGAATGGCTCGCCGTGCCCGAAGCATCGGTCGTCGACGCGCAGGGATTGTCGCTCGATCAGGCCGCCATGGTCGAGTTCCTGGCGATCGGGGCGCATGCGGTACGGCGCGCCGCGCCTGCATCCGATGCGCGGATATTGGTCACGGGGGCGGGCCCGATCGGTGTCGCCACGGCGCTGTTCGCGCGGATCATGGGGGTCGCATCGGTCACCTTCCTCGATACGCGTGCAACCCGCCTGGCGTTCGTCCGCGACCGGCTGGGGTTCGAGACCGTCGTGGTCGCCGACGATAGCGCGACCGGGGCGCTCCGCGCGATGACCGATGGCGACATGTTCGACGTCGTGTTCGACGCCACGGGCAACATCCACGCGATGCGCGGCGGCCTGATGCACGTGGCGCATGGCGGCACCTATGTCCTGGTCGGCCTATGCAAGGACGATCTGGTCTTCTCGGACCCCGAGTTCCACAAGCGCGAGACCACGTTGCTCGCCAGCCGGAACGCGCTGTCGAGCGATTTCGATCACGTCATCGCAAGCATACGCGGTGGCTCGATCCCGACCGCGGTCCTGCAGACGCACGCGCTGACGCTGGAGGACGCACCACAGCGCGTTCCCGCCCTGATCGCCGAGGCCGACAGCGTAATGAAGGCCATCATCTCGATCTGA
- a CDS encoding DUF1488 family protein, with translation MSRPSVRFELCDYDWVAERDCVGFVGTTDLGQVEFLITADALAELLNPELDGVDPETALETFVEYETDIHRIALREFVKRLGGEPPILLTSADLDS, from the coding sequence GTGTCTCGACCAAGCGTCCGCTTCGAACTCTGCGACTACGATTGGGTCGCGGAGCGCGACTGCGTCGGCTTCGTTGGCACGACGGACCTGGGCCAGGTCGAATTCCTGATCACGGCCGACGCCTTGGCGGAACTGTTGAACCCGGAGCTCGACGGCGTCGATCCGGAAACGGCCTTGGAGACATTCGTCGAATACGAGACCGACATCCACCGCATCGCGCTGCGCGAATTCGTCAAGCGTCTCGGGGGCGAGCCGCCAATACTGCTCACATCGGCCGATCTCGACAGCTGA
- a CDS encoding aldo/keto reductase: protein MTTIRLSNDLRPLGKSEILVSPIAWGMWRLAGEVAPVRAMIDAALSAGINFFDTADIYGCDVPAGFGSAEALFGRALAEDATVRAKMVIATKAGIRPGIPYNSSGGYLADALDASLTRMGIEQVDLYQIHRRDFLTHPHEVAETLTRMIAAGKIRSIGVSNYSIHEFDALQSFLGHPIVSTQPEFSPLRTAPLFDGTLDQAMRLDVAVMAWSPLGGGRLAQGDHPAATLLAEHGARYGVDAATATLAWIMAHPARIIPIVGSQTPARIAASADAYKVEWTRAEWYAVLQAGMGENLP from the coding sequence ATGACGACGATCCGCCTTTCCAACGACCTCCGCCCGCTCGGCAAGAGCGAAATCCTTGTTTCGCCGATAGCCTGGGGCATGTGGCGGCTGGCCGGAGAGGTCGCGCCGGTCCGCGCGATGATCGACGCTGCGCTATCGGCGGGGATCAATTTCTTCGACACCGCCGACATCTACGGCTGCGACGTGCCTGCGGGGTTCGGCTCGGCGGAGGCGCTGTTCGGGCGTGCGCTGGCGGAGGATGCCACCGTTCGCGCGAAGATGGTGATCGCGACCAAGGCCGGCATTCGTCCCGGCATCCCGTATAATTCGAGCGGGGGGTATCTCGCCGATGCCCTTGATGCGTCGCTGACGCGGATGGGGATCGAGCAGGTCGACCTGTACCAGATCCACCGTCGCGATTTCCTGACGCATCCGCACGAGGTGGCCGAGACGCTGACCCGGATGATCGCGGCGGGCAAGATCCGCAGCATCGGCGTGTCGAACTACAGCATCCACGAGTTCGATGCGTTGCAGTCGTTTCTTGGTCACCCCATCGTCAGCACGCAGCCGGAGTTCTCGCCGCTGCGGACTGCGCCGCTGTTCGACGGGACGCTCGATCAGGCGATGCGGCTCGACGTCGCAGTAATGGCGTGGTCGCCACTCGGTGGCGGTCGACTGGCGCAGGGTGACCATCCCGCTGCGACGTTGCTCGCGGAGCACGGCGCGCGCTACGGCGTCGATGCAGCGACTGCGACGCTCGCGTGGATCATGGCGCATCCGGCGCGGATCATTCCGATCGTCGGCTCGCAGACCCCGGCGCGGATCGCGGCGTCAGCCGACGCGTACAAGGTCGAGTGGACCCGCGCCGAATGGTATGCGGTGCTGCAGGCCGGGATGGGTGAGAATTTGCCATGA